The following are encoded together in the Cyanobacteriota bacterium genome:
- a CDS encoding nicotinate-nucleotide diphosphorylase (carboxylating) (catalyzes the formation of pyridine-2,3-dicarboxylate and 5-phospho-alpha-D-ribose 1-diphosphate from nictinate D-ribonucleotide), with protein sequence MMQQAVAMIRGASDRIIIEASGNITLDNIRNVAETGVDYISTSAPITRSTWLDMSMRLQSI encoded by the coding sequence GATGATGCAGCAAGCAGTAGCGATGATTCGGGGAGCCAGCGATCGCATCATCATCGAAGCCTCTGGCAACATCACCCTTGACAACATCCGCAATGTTGCTGAAACCGGGGTAGACTACATTTCCACTAGTGCCCCTATTACCCGCTCCACTTGGTTAGACATGAGCATGAGATTGCAATCTATTTAG